GATCCGTCAGTCTCCCCTTGGTCAGGAATCTGTGCCGCCAAATACTCAGGGAACACCGCCAGTTCCGGGCAGTCAGGCAACGGGTAATCTAACGCCTCAGGCGGCCGGCGTACACAGCCTTGAGATCATTGCGAATGACCTGACCTGGATGCATATCAGATTTTCAAACGGCAGCCATGAAGAGATCCTGCTCAGGCCGGGTATGACCAGGGTATGGCAGTTTTCTGACAAAGCTGTGCTCAAGCTTGGCAACGCAGGCGGCATCAGGATGAATCTTGACGGCAGGGATATCGGCTCACCGGGGAGTCTTGGTCAGATCATGACCCTGAGCTTACCTGAAAATCGGCAGATCAACAGGCAGGGTGAGTAGCAGGAAGCTGTGAAAGATATCATCAACAAGCGGTCATTTCCGAGACGCAAGCTTGATCTTGAATTTGACCTTATTATAACCGGCCAGGCTTTTCCTGCTTTTGTAACCGATTTTTCCCTTACCGGTATGGGCATTCTGATCAAGGGCAAGTCAGATATTGATTCCCAGATCCTGGATCTGAAGATCAGGGACATCAACCTGAATGCCATGGGAAAGATCATCTGGAAAAGGGAGATGTTCTCTGGGCTTAAAGTCGGCGTTACCAGGATGGGCCCACTGGAAGGAACGTTGGGCTCTTACCAGCGCTCAGACCTTCTGGTAGGCATACGGCGGGCCCGCAAAACAGGAGTCCTGCATATCGAAACAGAGCAGTCGCTCAGGAAGATATACTTTAAGGACGGAGAAATGGTCTTTTCGTCATCCGACCAGGAGCAGGAACAGCTCGGTGCCGTGCTTCTTGCATCAGACAAGATATCGTTGCGACAGTATCAGAACACCCTGTCACTTGCACAGGAGACGGGAAAAAGCCAGGGCACAGTAATGGTCGAAATGCGGTACATCTCCCCCCAGGAACTTGTGCAGGCAGTGCATCAGAGAGTTGAGTCGATCATTATGAACCTCTGCAATGTCGAAGATGCGAAGTTCTTCTTCAGGGAAGAGGCGCTGCCGAGAGGTGAGATCGTCATGTTGAAACTGAACGCAAACGATCTATTGTATCGCGGTTCCAGAAAGGCGGAACATATCGACTCCTTTAAGAACAGATTTCTTCATCACCACACCAAAGTATTCATCTCATCTGAAACACGCGGTATTCTTGATCGCCTCGTGCTGGAGGCGCAGGACCGGGAGATTCTGTCGCTGATCAACGGGAAAACGTCGTTGAACGAAATCCTCTCAATGTCTCCATTGAAGGAGGAAGATACCCTCAGATCGGTCCATGCACTCTTCAATGCCCAGTTGCTTGAGGTGGAGGCAGAGTGGGCAGAGGAGGAAAAGCCCCAGGAGCAGGAGACTGCAGCCGATGGCAACGCTCTTGATCCTGAACTTTCCGAAAGGATAGACAAGCTTTACCGGGGGCACAAAACTCTCGGATATCAGGGGATACTCGGTCTGCTGCCGGGTGCCACATCGGCAGAGATCAAAAGTGCTTATCATGCCATGGCAAAAGAATACCATCCTGACAGATATCTGTTCATTCGGTCCGAGGAGTTACGGGAAAAGCTCAATGTTATTTTTGCCTATATCAGTGAGGCATACCGGGAGCTTTCGCGGTCCGGAAGTCTCAACCTACAACAGCCGCAGGCCTCAGCCTCTGCTGCTCAACCGGAATCTCAGCGCATGAACAATAAGACTATGGCGCA
This DNA window, taken from Nitrospirota bacterium, encodes the following:
- a CDS encoding DnaJ domain-containing protein, encoding MKDIINKRSFPRRKLDLEFDLIITGQAFPAFVTDFSLTGMGILIKGKSDIDSQILDLKIRDINLNAMGKIIWKREMFSGLKVGVTRMGPLEGTLGSYQRSDLLVGIRRARKTGVLHIETEQSLRKIYFKDGEMVFSSSDQEQEQLGAVLLASDKISLRQYQNTLSLAQETGKSQGTVMVEMRYISPQELVQAVHQRVESIIMNLCNVEDAKFFFREEALPRGEIVMLKLNANDLLYRGSRKAEHIDSFKNRFLHHHTKVFISSETRGILDRLVLEAQDREILSLINGKTSLNEILSMSPLKEEDTLRSVHALFNAQLLEVEAEWAEEEKPQEQETAADGNALDPELSERIDKLYRGHKTLGYQGILGLLPGATSAEIKSAYHAMAKEYHPDRYLFIRSEELREKLNVIFAYISEAYRELSRSGSLNLQQPQASASAAQPESQRMNNKTMAQDKYRQGRDSLGTQDYENAMTFFGQAVYLDESVPDYHYYYGIALLRNKKIKEAEASIRRALHLSPYNADYFAELGHIYLKLGFMTRAKNTFDKALRINPSQAHAADGMRAILELQKD